In the genome of Candidatus Desulfatibia profunda, the window ACAGGCTCTTCTACCCCTTGAAAAAAATTAAAATATGACAGTTCAATTCTAAACGTACGATATCACAACCACTGAATTGACGTTAACATGCAAGATACATAGCAGTAAAACATGCACCGGTTTGCTGTTGACTTCGTATCGGAATCAAGCACTGATCGATCCAGATTTGGCTTTCTAAATAAAAAACTTCGAGCGTGACTTTGTTTTGTTCCGACTCTTTTTCACTCTGGATAATTTCCGTTGCGGTTTTCCTATCCACTGCGAGCGGCCTTCACGATTAGGCGCTGGTAAACCGTAGTCAAAAGCAGATAAGGTGCGTTGCTCGATCTCAGAACCGATGATTCGATTGATAGCACAAACCATATCCCTGTCGTCTCCGGTAATAAACGTGAACGCTTCACCGCTGCGAGTTGCCCGTCCGGTCCGTCCGATGCGGTGAATGTATGCCTCGGGGGTGGAAGGGATATCGTAGTTGATGACATGAGAAATCCGGGTAACGTCAATGCCGCGAGCGGCGATATCGGTGGCCACCAGGATCTGAAAAGTCCCGTTGCGAAAGCCGTCCAGTGCGGCTTGGCGGCGTGCCTGGGAAAGGTTTCCCTGCAGCGAAGCCGATCGGTATCCTGCGGCAACAAGCTTTTGCCCCAAGCTCTTGGCGCGATGTTTGGTTCGGGTAAAGACCAGCACCGACTGGGTATTGGTGTTTCCCAGCAGCTTTAACAGCAGCGCCGTTTTTAAATGCTGGGCTACCGGGTAGAGTGCGTGACTGACAGTATCAGCAGGTGCGGTGATTCCCACCTGGACGGTGGCCGGATCTCGCAGGATATCCCCGGCCAAGCGACGGATTTCGGGGGGCATGGTAGCCGAGAAGAGCAGCGTCTGGCGCTTCATTGGAAGATGTTTTAAAATTCGCCGGATATCAGGAATAAATCCCATGTCGAACATCTGGTCGGCCTCATCTATAACCAGCACTTCCAGTTGGGAAAGATCGATGCTATGACGTCCGATATGGTCAAGAAGCCGGCCAGGGCAGGCAACAACAATATCGGCATGCTTCAGTTTCTGAATCTGCGGATTAATTCCCACGCCACCGTAAACACTAACGCTTCTTATGCGCGTCTTACGACCCAGGGTTTCGATAGCCTGATGAATCTGTTCGGCCAATTCACGGGTGGGGGCGATTATCAGGGCGCGAACGCATCCGTATTTACTCCCCACCAGTCGATTGAGTATCGGCAGAACGAATGCCGCCGTTTTACCGGTGCCGGTTTGGGCCAGACCCATTACATCACGACCATTAGATACCTGCGGGATTGCCCGAGCCTGAATCGGGGTCGGGGTTTCATAACCCGCCGCTGCAACGCCTGCGGCAACGGAGGGATGAAAATTAAATGTTTCAAAGTTCAATAAATACCTTCTTTCTGTGTTCCAATAAAAAAAGCCCCGGAGTTATTCCGGGGCTTACGTGATTTTTAGTTACAACCAGGAACACTGTTAATTTTGGGGGATTGTACAGGTAGTTGGAATTGCTGTCAAGTTAATTATCTAATATTTTTAATAAAAATAAAATGTCCGTTCTTAACGAAGATTCCGCATATCTCCTTTTTAAAAAATGCACAGAAAAATGTGCAAAGATGCACAGAAAAATGTGCATACCTATTCGGGTAAAAACTAATTCTCTTAAAAATCAGTATCTTATTTTTGGTACAGTCTTTGCAACTTATAAATGGTGGCGATTATTAGGACAGGATAAAATTGCACAGGAAAAAGCGATGATCCACAAGCATTCAATCAACGGACTACCCCTCACAACGGGCGATCTCATCTGCACAACTGACGGAGGAGAGGCGCTGATATCCGGACAATTCTGGCGGCTGATCGGAAAGCTCATACCGGGAGATGTGGATCACATTGTCATCTACGTCGGCCCGGGAGGCCGCTGTGTGGAAGCCGGCGCCAGAGGTCGCGTTATCACTTTTGAAATGACCGGCGACCGTTGGGATGCCCAAAAAATGTACGAGCAGCGCCATCTGATAGACACTTTGTACGGGGTTGCCTATCCGCTTAAATATAAAGATCTGCCGGAGGATCTGGAAACAAGGATTCGAAACAGTGTGGCGCAGTACTGCATCGCTCAGGCAGAAGCCGGAAAACCTTACAACCTTAATTTCTTTAACTCGCAAACCGAAAACGCTTTCTATTGCAGCCAGCTTGCTTACAAGGCCTATCTGCCCCATGGCATCGATCTGAATAGCGCTAAAGGCGTCCCGAATATTCCGGGCACAAGCAGCATTGTTTTCCCCCAGGAAATTTGGGCGGGCTGTCCCAGCCTGAGAGCATTATAACAGATAAGCGAGTGCATATGCAGATTGAAAAATCGAATTGCCCGTTATCAGCGTCGAAAAAACTTGAGCTTCAAAAGGAGCTTTCTATGTTTCCCGTACCCAAGATTCTAATTGTTGATGATGAGCCGCGCATGTGCGACAGCCTCCGGATTTTATTAAGCGGTCAGGATTATGAAGTTGTCACGGCCACCTCCGGCCATGAAGCCTTGGCGTTTTTATCCGAAGATGCGTTTGATATCGTCCTTATGGATATTGTAATGCCCGATATGAACGGTTACCAGTTGATGGATCACATCAACTCCCGGAGACCTGACACTTTCGTGATCGTTATCACCGGACACGCCACCCTGGACTCAGCCGTAAGAGCCTTGCGAAAAGGTGCTTATGATTATCTTAAAAAGCCGTTTGAGTATGACGAACTTCTGAAAACGGTCCAGAATGCCATTAACCAAAAAAAGCTGATGAGTGAAAATGCGATCCTTAATGGCAAACTGGCGATATCCGAAGATCGTTACAGGTACCTGGTTCAGAATTCTCCTGATATGATTTACACCCTGGACAAGCACGGCAACTTTACGTTTGTCAACTCTGCCGCCGAGCGTTTGATCGGTTATAAAACAAATGAGCTCATCGGAAAGCACTATACTTCCGTCATCTATGATGAAGATCTGGAAAAAGCGCGATGGTTTTTCAACGAAAAAAGAACCGGCGACCGTACGGCCGCCGGTGTTAAAATCCGTTTGAATGTTTACAACGGCAATCAGAATACGGGGTGTGAAAAGAAGTATCGGACCGTTGAATTAAAATCCACCGGCATGTACGACAAGCCGACCGCGGAAAAAAACACGAACTACCTCGGAACGCACGGAGTCGCAAGAGACATCAGCGATAGGCTCCTGCTTGAATCCCAACTCCAGCAGGCACAGAAAATGGAAGCCTTAGGAACCCTGGCCGGCGGCATCGCTCATGACTTTAATAATCTGCTGATGGGCATAGAGGGCAACGCAGCCTTAATGCTTTTGGATATCGATTACAGCCATCCGCATTACGATAAGTTAAAAAAGATTGAGCAGTGTGTAAAAAACGGCGCCGACCTTACCCAGCAGCTTTTAGGGTTTGCCAGGAGCGGGAAATATCAGGCCAAACCCACGAACCTGAATGATCTGGTTTATCGGAGTTCAGAGATGTTCGGCCGCACCAAAAAAGAGATACGGATTCACACCAAATTTCAGCCCGATCTCTGGACGGCAGAAGTCGATCAGGTTCAGATTGAGCAGGTTTTGCTGAACCTGTACATCAATGCCTGGCAGGCAATGCCGATGGGCGGCGAGCTGTTTCTGCAAACGGAAAATGTTACCCTCGATGACCTTCAGGTAAAACCATATGGCATTCATTCAGGAAGATACGTGAAGGTTGCGGTTACGGATACGGGCACAGGGATGGACAAAGCGACTTTAGGAAAAATTTTCGATCCTTTCTTTACCACCAAGGAACCGGGAAGAGGAACGGGGCTGGGTTTGGCGTCGGCTTATGGAATTATCAAAAATCATTTCGGCGTTATCAATGTTTATAGCGAAAAAGGTTTAGGTTCCACATTTCAATTTTATCTGCCGGCATCCGAAGCAAAGGTAATAGACAAAACGGAATCGGAAAAAGACATCTTAAGAGGACAAGAAACGATTCTGATCATCGATGATGAAAAGATGATTATCGATGTTGGTAAAGAGATTATGGAAAACCTGGGTTATGAGGTATTAATCGCCGGTTGCGGCAAAGAAGCCGTCGAAGTCTACCGCTACTATCAGGATAAAATAGCCATGGTCATTCTGGATATGATCATGCCGGATATGGGAGGAAAGGAAACCTATGACCAGTTAAAAGCGCTCGATGCTGATATCAAGGTGTTGCTTGCCAGCGGATACAGCTTAAACGGCCAGGCCAAGGAGATATTGGCGCACGGTTGTGACAGTTTCATCCAGAAGCCGTTTAACATCAGGGAACTGTCACACAAGCTCAGGGAGATTTTAGACAAAAAATAGTGCGGATTTTCGATAACAACCTGAGGCAAGTATACCCGGATTATGATAGGTCCTGCTTGAGCGTTTTGCTTAACGACACCAGTTCAGGCGAAATTTTTGGTTTCGTCAGAATAACAATCAGATCAAACGTTTCCTGCTTTTGCTCGCCGTTTTGCGAATATTTAAGGATCAGGGGTTCCGCACCCTGACCTTTTTCAACGGCATCCGGTAATCCCGGAATAATCTTAAGGCCCGGGATCTTCTCTGCTTCGGGAAAGAACTTCTCCTGAAAGGCTTCACAGATGGGAGAAACGAGAGCCACCTCGAGATCTTCTGCTCTGTCAAGGGCCAGGACCGATTCGTTCACCCCCAGAACCAAACTGGAAAAGAGATGGGCTTCATCGTCCTTCGGATGACCCTGAATAACGGCGATGCGCCTGGGAATATCACCATCCAACGGTGAAAGCACCATTCCGTTGGTCGGGCCGTCAGGGGAAAGCATACGTTCAAACTGCAGGTCCGTAATGACATCCGGAAAACTCCCATAACCCAACTGAGAATTGAAAGGGTGGAATGCGTTGTCCTGCCCCTTGGTAATAATAACCTCGTCAAATTCCAATTCCAGTTCTTCATCCGGAATGTCAAAATCGATGGCCTCCGGTTTGCATTCCGCCCAGCACAGGGCACAGCCCAGGCACCGACGGCAGCTGAGGCAACGTTTGGCCTCTTTTACCGCCACTATCTCGGGGAAACCGGTCTCGACTTCCGTAAAATTTCCTCTTCTTTCATCGATCGACATCTCCGGCATTTCCGCCCGGGGAGTCGGCACATCACCGAATGGTATAATATAGCGCTTTTGTTTTTCGTAGATCATTTACTTGCTCCTCAGATACGCATGAATCCCCGCAGCCGCCCGTTTACCGCCGGCAACCGCCCGAATGGCGATATCCGGGCCGGTCACCACGTCACCGCCTGCGAACACGCCCGGCACATTGGTCATACCGGTTTCCTCATCGATCTCGAATGTTTGCCAGCGTGAAAGTTTGAGGTTATGCTCTTGGGGAAGAAAGCTCAAATCGGTGCCCTGGCTGATGGCGGGCACAATGGTTTGGGCATCGATGACATATTCAGAACCCTCCATGGGAACCGGCCGCCTGCGTCCCGAGGCATCCGGTGCACCCAGCTCCATCTTGATGCACTTCATTCCCGTAACTTTGCCGTTTTCACCCAGGATTTCCACCGGAGCCGCCAGGTACTGAAGAATGACGCCCTCATGCTCGGCAGCATCAATTTCCCAGGGGTTGGCCGGCATCTCTTTTTTGGTCCGGCGATAGAGAATATAGACCTCATCAAAGCCCATGCGCCAGCCCACACGAGCCGAGTCAATGGCCGCATTGCCCCCGCCGATCACGATAAGCTTCCCTTTGGCTTCCGGAAGACCGCCAAGGGCCTGATTCCTCAAAAAGGTCACACAGTCTATGATTCCCTCGTATTCATCTTCCCCGGGAATGTGCAGCTTGAGGCCGATGTGGCAACCGATGCCGATAAACACGGCATCATAATCGTTTTTAAGGTCTTCAAAAGCAATATCTTTGCCGATGCGCGTATTGTATTGAATCTCCACGCCCATATTGCAGATGAGGTCCACTTCACGCTGCAAAAGTTTTTTGGGCAGCCGGTATTCCGGAATCCCCACCCACAGGTAGCCTCCGGGGACCGGAAGCGCTTCAAAAATTTTGATATGCTGATACCCCAGCTTTGCCAGGTCATGCGCACAGGTCAAACCGGCCGGGCCCGCGCCGATAATCGCAATCTTCTCCGGAAATTTTTTCTCGGGAGTCGCATAGACCGGTTCAATCCCCTGGTGCAGCTCTACATCTGCAACGTAGCGTTTTAGAAAACAGATACTGATCGGTTCATCCAGGTACTGCCGGTTGCAGGCCGTCTCACAGGGATGCGGGCAGATACGACCGATACTGCCGGGTAGCGGGAGGCGCTCTCTGATCGTCGCCAGGGAGTCAAGGTGCCGGCCGTCGGCGATTAAACCAACGTAAGAACGAATATCCAGATTAACGGGGCAGGTCTGCTGGCAGATCGGCATGTCTTCCTTATAGACATTGTATTCGCCGGTATTCGGATTGCAGTAGTCCACGGCGGTACGAAAACCGAGGCCCTGATTAAAGTCGTCAAACATGTTCACCGGGCAGACCTTGATGCAGGCTTTGCAGTCGTTGCATTTGCTGTTATCCACCCTCAGGCTGCGCTTCAAAATTCGTGTCCGCACCCTCCCATTTTCCCGGGTGACCTTCTTGAGATCACTGTAAGTCAAAATCCTTATATTAGGACAGCTGCGGACCTTGTCCAGATCGCGGTTCGCAAAGGCCTCAGCCGGTTTAATCAGCCGGTCCCTGGGAATTCTTTCCCCGCCCAGCGTGGGAAACTTTTCAAGAAGGGTTACCTGCACCCCTTGATCGGCCTTCTCCAGCGCTGCCCGGATGCCTTCAGGACCTCCGCCGACAACTAAAACACTTTTATTTTCCACCGTGTTACACCTCTATATGCTTTTAATGGAAATTATTTTCTCTCCGGATGCTACATATCCGAGCTTGGAGCTATCTGGTACACTGGTGTTCGCCCAGACACCGTTTCCAGCCGGATCATCTCTCTCCGGTTCAAGGCGGTTATGTATCGAAAGACTCTATCTGAAGGAATGTCCAGAGCATCGGACAGCCCCTTCACGGATTGAGACCCCTCGTTTAACTTGCCGAGTATTTCCTGGACCTCGAACTCTTCCACAATGATCATGTCAATGACCCGATCAAATTCATGCTCAGTGAAGCTTTCACCATATTTATTTCCAGACTCCATAAATTCGGTTTTTTTGCCGATGACCCACCGCATCTTTTCACCGGCCAGCACTGCCTGGGCAGCTTCCAGTTTTTTAAAGATCTCCGGGGCTTTCAGCAAGTCGCCTTCGCTTCCAAGCGGCCCTAAGCTTCGGATCTTTTCATCAAATTCTGTAACCAGTTTAACAAAGACGGCAGCCTCGCCGGAAGAGCATTGCCGAAAAGCAAGACGTTCTTCATTCACTCCAATGTGTTTGAATAATCGGCGGGCCATTTCTATTTTGATCTTGGCCTGGACATTCCCAGTGATATAATGGCAGTCGCCAAAGTAGCACCCCACCACCATAAGGCCGTCAAGCCCCTTTTTAAAAGCCTTTGCCACCATGGCCGGATCCACCCGGCCGGTGCACATAATTCGAATCGTCTTGATCTCCGGGGTATATTGTAGTCTGGAAACTCCAGCTAAATCAGCAGCCGAGTACCCTCACCAGGTACAGCAAAACGCAAGAATTTTTGGAGTAAATTGGGCCAATGGAACCCCCTTCTGGATTTTTGATTTTGGATTTTCGATTGAAGCTTGAAGCTTGAAAATTTATGGTAAAAAGTAAATACACCGATAGGTTTCCTCCATTATTCAATCTTCATTCAATCTTCAATTCTAAGAACGCATCGATCTGGGCTTCAATTTGCTCGCTCGTATATGAGTTAATGCTCAACGCGTGTTGATAGCAGGTGGCAGCGCACACGCCGCATCCTTTGCAAGTCACATCGATCACATGAACCTTTTTCCCCTTTTCAGTTCGGTGAATCTCCAGAGCACCATAAGGGCAAAGCACAACGCAGAGCCCGCAGCCCCGGCAGGCGTCTTCATCCGCCAAAACCGAAATGATCGGCTCCACAACGATGGAACCCCGGGACAAGGGGATCGAGGCCCGGGAGGCCGAACCCAAACCCTGGGCAATCACTTCGCGAATATTGGCCGGAAAACGCGCGCTGCCGCAAAGATAGACGCCGTCGGTGGCAAAATCGAGCGGTTTTAATTTCACATGTCCTTCCAAGAAAAACCCGTTCTCGTCAATCGGGACCCTGAGAAGCTGGGAGGTCCTCTCGGCATCTTCCTGGGCGACCACCGGCGTGGAAAGGACGACAAGGTCTGCAGGCAGGTTGATTTCGCGGCCAAGTAAGGAATGGTAAACCTGCACCTGATCGGCTTCTACCTGGGGCGGCTTATCCGGATCGTAGTGCATGTACCGGACGCCCTTGGCCTTGGAATCCCGAAACATCTCCTCATTCTCGACGCCGTACATCTGCATATCCCGATAGAGGATAGATACCCTGGCATCGGCAATTTGATCCTTGATCAGCATGGCGTTTTTAACAGCCGTTTGGCAGCAGATCCTCGAACAGTAAGCTCTCTTTTGATTGCGGCTGCCTACGCACTGGATCATGACAACGTTTTTGATATCCGCAGCCAGCCCTTCTTTGAGAAGCTGCTCCATTTCAAGCTGGGTAATCACCCGCTCGCCGTCATAGCCATAGAGCCCCTTGGGGACAAAGACACGCCCGCCGGTGGCAACCAGGATAACCCCAATGTCGATGTTCTTCTGGCCGGATTCCGTCTCGATATCGGCTTGGAATTTGCCGATAAATCCCTGTACAGCGCTGACCCTTGTCCCGGTGAAGACGGTAATCTTGTCATGCTGCGTGACTTCCTGGATTTTTGCCTCAATCAGTTCGCTTGCATCCATCATGGTGGGACCAAGCTTATTCAGCCTATTTAGCATACCGCCAAGAGTTTTTTCCTTTTCAACCAGGACCACTTCGTATCCGCGTTTGGCCAGCGCCGTCGAGGCCGTCATCCCGGCCAAGCCCCCGCCGATGACAAGGGCACGGGCCTGAACAAGGGACATAATCGACTTCTGGGGCTTTAACAAAGCGGCCTTGGCAAGCCCCATACGGATCAGGTCCTTGGCTTTGGCGGTTGCATCCTCCTTCTGTTGCATGTGCACCCAGGAGCATTGATCGCGGATATTGACCATCTCGAAAAGGTAGGGGTTCAGCCCGGCTTCTTCACAGGAACTTCGAAAAAGGGGTTCATGGGTCCTCGGCGTACAGGAAGCGACCACAACGCGATTGAGGTGTTGCTCCTTGATTCCCTTTTTGATCTCGTTAATGCCGCCTTCCGAACACGAATACAGATTCCTTTGCACGAAAGCCACACGGGGAAGCGTTTCGGCATAATCGGCCAAAGCTTCCATATCCAGGTAGCCGGCAATATTGGACCCGCAATGGCAAAGAAACACTCCGATCCTGATGTCATTGTCTTTATTCTCAGGCAACGGCTTTCTCCTTTTCTGATTTCAATTGAATCGCAACTTCCGCGGCGCGTTCAGCAGCACTGGAGGCCTGGGCCACGGATTCGGGAACATCCATGGGCGATTCTGCGCAGCCGCAGACAAAAATCCCCGGCACACTTGTGTCAACCGGAGACAGGGCGCTGGTCTTTATGAAATGATATTCATCCAGTTCGACTCCGAAAATCTTGGCCAGCGCACCAATCCCCTTTGACGGCGCACAGGCGGTGGCCAGGATCACCATGTCGAACTCCTGGCTTTTTACCTGCCGCTGCTGGGTATCTTCATAAATCACAACCGGGTTATGATTGGCCCCTTCCATGATCTCACTGACCCGCCCGCGAACATAGGTAATATTGGATTTTTTACCGCCGCGCAGTTTGTACTCTTCAAACCCTTTGCTGACAGCCCGGATGTCCATGCCAAAGATCGTGGATGTCGTCTCCGGGCCATGCTCGTGGGCGATAACGGCCTCTTTAATAGAGTGCATGCAGCAGTATCCTGAACAAAACGGATAAAACCGAAAATCCCGGGACCCCACACACTGGACAAAGGCCAGCCTTTTGGCCACGGTAAAGCCCTCGGCCTTTTTTTTCAGGGCTTCCAGAGACTCTATGATTGCCAAATACGCGGCATACTTTTCGGCCCACTTCTTGCGATCCTCGTCGTCCTGATAGTGGTTCTGCCGGTATTTTTCATAAACGTCGGCAGAAGCTTCACCATATTTCTCTTCGAATTTTTCCAGCACCCGCTGGGATTTCTTAACATCCTTTTCAAGCGCTTGGATTTCAGCTTCAACGGCACGATCCGAAGGACGGA includes:
- a CDS encoding DEAD/DEAH box helicase, translating into MNFETFNFHPSVAAGVAAAGYETPTPIQARAIPQVSNGRDVMGLAQTGTGKTAAFVLPILNRLVGSKYGCVRALIIAPTRELAEQIHQAIETLGRKTRIRSVSVYGGVGINPQIQKLKHADIVVACPGRLLDHIGRHSIDLSQLEVLVIDEADQMFDMGFIPDIRRILKHLPMKRQTLLFSATMPPEIRRLAGDILRDPATVQVGITAPADTVSHALYPVAQHLKTALLLKLLGNTNTQSVLVFTRTKHRAKSLGQKLVAAGYRSASLQGNLSQARRQAALDGFRNGTFQILVATDIAARGIDVTRISHVINYDIPSTPEAYIHRIGRTGRATRSGEAFTFITGDDRDMVCAINRIIGSEIEQRTLSAFDYGLPAPNREGRSQWIGKPQRKLSRVKKSRNKTKSRSKFFI
- a CDS encoding response regulator, coding for MFPVPKILIVDDEPRMCDSLRILLSGQDYEVVTATSGHEALAFLSEDAFDIVLMDIVMPDMNGYQLMDHINSRRPDTFVIVITGHATLDSAVRALRKGAYDYLKKPFEYDELLKTVQNAINQKKLMSENAILNGKLAISEDRYRYLVQNSPDMIYTLDKHGNFTFVNSAAERLIGYKTNELIGKHYTSVIYDEDLEKARWFFNEKRTGDRTAAGVKIRLNVYNGNQNTGCEKKYRTVELKSTGMYDKPTAEKNTNYLGTHGVARDISDRLLLESQLQQAQKMEALGTLAGGIAHDFNNLLMGIEGNAALMLLDIDYSHPHYDKLKKIEQCVKNGADLTQQLLGFARSGKYQAKPTNLNDLVYRSSEMFGRTKKEIRIHTKFQPDLWTAEVDQVQIEQVLLNLYINAWQAMPMGGELFLQTENVTLDDLQVKPYGIHSGRYVKVAVTDTGTGMDKATLGKIFDPFFTTKEPGRGTGLGLASAYGIIKNHFGVINVYSEKGLGSTFQFYLPASEAKVIDKTESEKDILRGQETILIIDDEKMIIDVGKEIMENLGYEVLIAGCGKEAVEVYRYYQDKIAMVILDMIMPDMGGKETYDQLKALDADIKVLLASGYSLNGQAKEILAHGCDSFIQKPFNIRELSHKLREILDKK
- a CDS encoding FAD-dependent oxidoreductase, with the protein product MENKSVLVVGGGPEGIRAALEKADQGVQVTLLEKFPTLGGERIPRDRLIKPAEAFANRDLDKVRSCPNIRILTYSDLKKVTRENGRVRTRILKRSLRVDNSKCNDCKACIKVCPVNMFDDFNQGLGFRTAVDYCNPNTGEYNVYKEDMPICQQTCPVNLDIRSYVGLIADGRHLDSLATIRERLPLPGSIGRICPHPCETACNRQYLDEPISICFLKRYVADVELHQGIEPVYATPEKKFPEKIAIIGAGPAGLTCAHDLAKLGYQHIKIFEALPVPGGYLWVGIPEYRLPKKLLQREVDLICNMGVEIQYNTRIGKDIAFEDLKNDYDAVFIGIGCHIGLKLHIPGEDEYEGIIDCVTFLRNQALGGLPEAKGKLIVIGGGNAAIDSARVGWRMGFDEVYILYRRTKKEMPANPWEIDAAEHEGVILQYLAAPVEILGENGKVTGMKCIKMELGAPDASGRRRPVPMEGSEYVIDAQTIVPAISQGTDLSFLPQEHNLKLSRWQTFEIDEETGMTNVPGVFAGGDVVTGPDIAIRAVAGGKRAAAGIHAYLRSK
- a CDS encoding CoB--CoM heterodisulfide reductase iron-sulfur subunit A family protein — translated: MEALADYAETLPRVAFVQRNLYSCSEGGINEIKKGIKEQHLNRVVVASCTPRTHEPLFRSSCEEAGLNPYLFEMVNIRDQCSWVHMQQKEDATAKAKDLIRMGLAKAALLKPQKSIMSLVQARALVIGGGLAGMTASTALAKRGYEVVLVEKEKTLGGMLNRLNKLGPTMMDASELIEAKIQEVTQHDKITVFTGTRVSAVQGFIGKFQADIETESGQKNIDIGVILVATGGRVFVPKGLYGYDGERVITQLEMEQLLKEGLAADIKNVVMIQCVGSRNQKRAYCSRICCQTAVKNAMLIKDQIADARVSILYRDMQMYGVENEEMFRDSKAKGVRYMHYDPDKPPQVEADQVQVYHSLLGREINLPADLVVLSTPVVAQEDAERTSQLLRVPIDENGFFLEGHVKLKPLDFATDGVYLCGSARFPANIREVIAQGLGSASRASIPLSRGSIVVEPIISVLADEDACRGCGLCVVLCPYGALEIHRTEKGKKVHVIDVTCKGCGVCAATCYQHALSINSYTSEQIEAQIDAFLELKIE
- a CDS encoding CoB--CoM heterodisulfide reductase iron-sulfur subunit A family protein, yielding MSKDMLVVGGGIAGIQASLDLADMGIKVHLVEKLPSIGGKMAQLDKTFPTNDCAIUILSPKMLDVGRHPNIELLAYSEVEKVEGAAGDFTVTVRRKRRYVEEDKCTGCGACAEKCPTVVPDAFNEGLGSRSAIYSYFAQGIPSTHTIDPDYCRELNGKKCGICKKACQADAINFDQEDRIITLNVGAIIIAVGYDVFDPSQIPEYRYREIANVVTAIEFERLLSASGPTHGHLVRPSDRAVEAEIQALEKDVKKSQRVLEKFEEKYGEASADVYEKYRQNHYQDDEDRKKWAEKYAAYLAIIESLEALKKKAEGFTVAKRLAFVQCVGSRDFRFYPFCSGYCCMHSIKEAVIAHEHGPETTSTIFGMDIRAVSKGFEEYKLRGGKKSNITYVRGRVSEIMEGANHNPVVIYEDTQQRQVKSQEFDMVILATACAPSKGIGALAKIFGVELDEYHFIKTSALSPVDTSVPGIFVCGCAESPMDVPESVAQASSAAERAAEVAIQLKSEKEKAVA